In a single window of the Tellurirhabdus bombi genome:
- a CDS encoding Hint domain-containing protein: protein MKNILCAVAILFLTVYANAQEAKRGITATEFASVKAVTFKNIEKDSYLKTGGLVFDRNDEKPPYVFKFSDGIERRIYMFNVFAAEGMKNIGSLAVYYTPKDGKMQKICIPNSEADKAIWGQYIDDLKDAAKAADGFAVCLAFTLSKESSGPVKSGEQASAGKDHNEFCFPADAYILMADGTEKQIDQVKAGEIVAGLGNNTVKAVDVHKGQFSLTKVQVLPHAQVWASRVLASGLIELEGTANHPVLTLTGRKTIGSLVKGDILFVEDAATRTYQMATVTTIQKDARVVDQVFNLVTEGGIYEVNDSLVLDK, encoded by the coding sequence TGCGTCGGTAAAAGCAGTGACTTTTAAGAATATTGAAAAAGATTCGTACCTGAAAACCGGCGGGCTAGTTTTTGACCGAAATGATGAGAAGCCACCTTACGTCTTCAAATTCAGTGACGGCATCGAGCGCCGCATTTATATGTTTAACGTCTTCGCGGCAGAGGGCATGAAAAACATCGGATCGCTAGCCGTTTACTATACCCCGAAAGATGGTAAAATGCAAAAAATCTGCATCCCTAATTCGGAGGCGGACAAGGCAATCTGGGGCCAGTACATTGACGATCTGAAAGACGCCGCTAAAGCCGCTGATGGCTTCGCTGTTTGCCTGGCGTTTACGCTTTCTAAAGAATCATCGGGTCCTGTCAAAAGTGGTGAACAGGCTTCAGCCGGAAAAGACCATAATGAATTTTGCTTCCCGGCGGATGCGTACATATTGATGGCCGATGGTACCGAAAAACAAATTGACCAGGTAAAAGCAGGCGAAATCGTTGCTGGATTAGGCAATAACACGGTCAAAGCCGTAGACGTACATAAAGGTCAGTTTTCCCTGACGAAAGTGCAGGTTCTACCCCACGCGCAAGTCTGGGCTTCCCGCGTACTCGCCAGCGGTCTGATTGAACTGGAAGGCACTGCCAACCATCCCGTTTTAACGCTGACAGGCCGCAAAACCATTGGATCGCTCGTGAAAGGCGACATTTTGTTCGTTGAAGATGCGGCGACCCGCACGTATCAAATGGCCACTGTTACTACAATTCAAAAGGATGCCCGCGTTGTTGATCAGGTATTTAATCTGGTTACTGAAGGAGGCATTTATGAAGTAAACGACAGCTTAGTGCTTGATAAATAA